The region AAAAATCAAATAAAAAAGTATCCTTAAACTTCACGCTGGGTACGAATGAACACACAACTTACTTAACCTGATCCTAAAGAAACAATGTGACATTCTTGTGACAACCGTTGGTTGTCAGAGCCTGCGATGGGCATTGGAGTCTGCATTCGCTCAAAGCAGTTTAGAAGTTTAGAACTGTGTCAAACGCATATCAGAGATTCGTTATTGAAAATCTTTCTGACTATTTACAGCGATATATCTATTTCCATCGACTCAAGGGTGCTCATCATTTTGGAAAAATCAGCCTTTGAGAGCATCACTCAAAATGGCCGACAA is a window of Leptolyngbyaceae cyanobacterium JSC-12 DNA encoding:
- a CDS encoding hypothetical protein (IMG reference gene:2510098427), which translates into the protein MGIGVCIRSKQFRSLELCQTHIRDSLLKIFLTIYSDISISIDSRVLIILEKSAFESITQNGRQFFTKLYFMLLRLILN